The Devosia sp. A16 genome includes a window with the following:
- a CDS encoding ATP-dependent Clp protease proteolytic subunit — protein sequence MRDPVDTFYNYLVPTVVEQTTRGERAFDIYSRLLKERIIFVTGQVEDQMASLIAAQLLFLESENPKKEISLYINSPGGVVTSGLGIYDTMQFIRPPVATLCIGQAASMGSLLLAGGEKGLRAALPNASIMVHQPSGGYQGQATDILIHAQFTEKLKRRLNEIYVKHTGQDYEAIHNALERDRFLSPEEARDFGLIDSIFEKRAAPDA from the coding sequence ATGAGAGATCCGGTCGATACCTTCTACAACTACCTCGTGCCCACCGTGGTCGAGCAGACGACGCGCGGCGAGCGCGCCTTCGACATCTATTCGCGCCTGCTCAAGGAGCGCATCATCTTCGTGACCGGCCAGGTCGAAGACCAGATGGCGTCCCTGATCGCGGCGCAGCTGCTGTTCCTCGAGTCGGAAAACCCGAAGAAGGAAATCAGCCTCTACATCAATTCTCCCGGCGGCGTCGTCACCTCCGGCCTCGGCATCTACGACACGATGCAGTTCATCCGCCCGCCGGTGGCGACGCTCTGCATCGGGCAGGCAGCCTCGATGGGGTCGCTCCTCCTTGCCGGCGGCGAGAAGGGCCTTCGCGCCGCGCTGCCGAACGCTTCGATCATGGTGCACCAGCCGTCCGGCGGCTATCAGGGCCAGGCGACCGATATCCTGATCCACGCCCAGTTCACCGAAAAACTGAAGCGCCGGCTCAACGAGATCTACGTCAAGCATACCGGCCAGGACTACGAGGCCATCCACAACGCCCTCGAGCGCGACCGTTTCCTCAGCCCCGAAGAGGCCAGGGATTTCGGTCTCATCGACTCGATCTTCGAGAAGCGGGCGGCGCCCGACGCGTGA
- a CDS encoding AbrB/MazE/SpoVT family DNA-binding domain-containing protein: MIKSKLTSKAQTTIPQPVRLALGLSEGDELAYQIERDRVILTKAMVVLLDDPFALFEEWDSEADRVAYAKL, translated from the coding sequence ATGATCAAGAGCAAACTGACCAGCAAGGCCCAAACGACGATCCCGCAGCCGGTGCGGTTGGCGCTTGGCCTTAGCGAGGGCGATGAGCTTGCCTATCAGATCGAGCGCGACCGGGTGATTCTGACCAAGGCCATGGTTGTGTTGCTCGATGACCCGTTCGCGTTGTTCGAGGAATGGGACAGCGAGGCCGACCGGGTGGCATATGCCAAGCTTTAG
- a CDS encoding type II toxin-antitoxin system PemK/MazF family toxin yields the protein MPSFRAGSVVRVPFPYTNRETTQHRPALVVSDGAIGSGMFLWVLMITSESNRAWPGDVSLADGYADAGLPAPSRIRTLKLATIEANVAELIGSVAPAILQSVRAELREILGLAP from the coding sequence ATGCCAAGCTTTAGAGCCGGAAGCGTCGTCAGGGTCCCCTTCCCTTACACGAACCGGGAAACGACCCAGCATCGTCCTGCTCTGGTCGTCTCAGATGGGGCGATCGGCTCCGGGATGTTCCTTTGGGTGCTGATGATCACCAGTGAGAGCAACCGTGCTTGGCCGGGAGACGTGTCGCTGGCGGACGGCTACGCTGACGCCGGCCTGCCCGCCCCCTCGCGGATCAGAACGCTCAAGCTCGCGACGATCGAGGCAAACGTAGCCGAACTGATCGGGTCCGTCGCGCCCGCCATCCTGCAATCCGTTCGGGCGGAGCTCCGGGAAATCCTGGGCCTAGCCCCCTGA
- a CDS encoding bifunctional ADP-dependent NAD(P)H-hydrate dehydratase/NAD(P)H-hydrate epimerase, with translation MSDKTLHVLLTPAEMSRADALAVASGIQSFKLMEAAGNAVAELVHERYPDGQVLILCGPGNNGGDGFVAAKKLRELGREVRVGLFGERDRLKGDAAFFADLWNGPIQAARPDGLRGAKVVVDALLGAGLDRDIEDGLAELIEAVNGLRVPIVAVDVPSGIDGASGQIRGVAVKADVSVTFFRLKAGHLLLPGRARCGEVVLAAIGIPDSVLGEIRPKLNRNSPDLWHLPRLDAEGHKFARGHCVVMSGGPLQTGASRMTATAALRTGAGLVTLAGAHSSLLIQANHVTAIMLKPVDGAASLQLLLQDHRINTVVIGPAAGLGEATKTNVLAVLASDAATVLDADALTSFKDSPEALFSAIKAKPERPVVITPHEGEFERLFGKVDGSKVDRARSAALRSGAIVVLKGSDTVVAAPDGHAVINDNAPPTLGTAGSGDVLAGIIAGLLAQGMKGFDAASAGVWIHGEAANLWGGPGLIAEDLPGLIPDVLRELVA, from the coding sequence ATGTCAGACAAGACTCTTCACGTCCTCCTAACCCCCGCCGAGATGTCCCGCGCCGATGCGCTGGCGGTGGCGTCGGGCATCCAGTCGTTCAAGCTGATGGAGGCGGCCGGCAATGCCGTCGCCGAGCTGGTGCATGAGCGCTATCCGGACGGGCAGGTGCTGATCCTGTGTGGTCCCGGCAACAATGGCGGCGATGGGTTCGTCGCCGCCAAGAAGCTGAGGGAACTCGGCCGCGAAGTGCGGGTGGGGCTATTCGGCGAGCGCGATCGGCTCAAGGGCGATGCGGCGTTCTTCGCAGATCTCTGGAACGGGCCGATCCAGGCGGCGCGGCCGGACGGGCTGCGCGGCGCCAAGGTGGTGGTCGACGCGCTGCTCGGCGCCGGGCTCGATCGTGACATCGAAGACGGCCTCGCCGAACTGATCGAGGCTGTGAACGGGCTGCGGGTGCCGATCGTCGCGGTCGATGTGCCCTCGGGGATCGACGGGGCGAGCGGGCAAATCCGCGGCGTCGCCGTCAAGGCAGACGTGTCGGTGACCTTCTTCCGGCTGAAGGCCGGGCATTTGCTGCTGCCGGGCCGCGCGCGGTGCGGCGAAGTCGTGCTGGCGGCGATCGGCATCCCGGATAGCGTGCTGGGCGAGATCCGGCCAAAGCTCAATCGCAACAGCCCAGACCTGTGGCATCTGCCCAGGCTCGACGCTGAAGGGCACAAGTTCGCCCGCGGCCACTGCGTGGTGATGTCGGGTGGGCCGCTGCAGACCGGCGCCAGCCGGATGACGGCGACGGCGGCCTTGCGGACCGGGGCAGGGCTGGTGACGCTCGCCGGCGCCCACTCCTCGCTGCTGATCCAGGCCAATCACGTAACGGCGATCATGCTGAAGCCGGTGGATGGCGCGGCGAGCCTGCAACTGCTGCTGCAGGACCATCGGATCAACACGGTGGTGATCGGGCCCGCCGCCGGCCTCGGTGAGGCGACCAAGACGAATGTGCTGGCGGTGCTCGCAAGCGATGCGGCGACGGTGCTCGATGCTGATGCGCTCACCAGCTTCAAGGACAGCCCGGAGGCGCTGTTCTCGGCGATCAAGGCCAAGCCGGAGCGTCCGGTGGTGATAACGCCGCACGAGGGCGAGTTCGAGCGACTGTTCGGCAAGGTGGATGGCTCGAAGGTCGACCGAGCCCGCTCGGCGGCGCTGCGCTCAGGGGCCATCGTGGTGCTGAAGGGCAGCGACACGGTGGTCGCGGCGCCGGACGGGCACGCGGTGATCAACGACAACGCACCGCCGACGCTGGGCACAGCCGGCTCCGGGGACGTGCTGGCAGGCATCATCGCCGGGTTGCTGGCGCAGGGCATGAAGGGGTTCGACGCGGCCTCGGCCGGCGTGTGGATCCATGGTGAGGCGGCGAACCTCTGGGGCGGCCCCGGGCTGATCGCCGAGGATCTGCCGGGGCTGATCCCGGATGTGCTGAGGGAGCTGGTCGCTTAG
- the tig gene encoding trigger factor, with the protein MQVTETLNEGLKRKLSLVIPKKDLSDRLDARLDELKATANIKGFRPGKVPAAHLKKVYGRSAMSEVLSDAINSTVSKTLDDRSERAATQPKVDLPEDQGVINQVLDGEADLNFEVSYEVLPPVTLMDFKTLAVDKPVVELDEKDVDTEVQRVFAQQRGYEEKGEDGVVENGDRLGLSFKGTIKGEAFAGGSADHAHLTVGSGEFIPGFEEQLVGMKKNETKTVKVTFPKDYAQDELAGKKADFEVTILHIDGPKAGELNDDFAKTLGLENVAALRDAVKEQMKAALDSMSRQAIKRQILDQLDEGHKFAVPEQLVEAEFNTIWQRVVHEVEHHGRSFEDEGTTEEAAKEQYQKIAERRVRLGLVVAEIGNQNKVEVTEEEHQQALIAEVRRFPGQEQQVYDYYRKNPQALAGLRAPVFENKVVDFVTELAKKTDKPMTRAELAKIIAADEDEVPEEHHH; encoded by the coding sequence ATGCAGGTCACAGAAACCCTCAACGAGGGCCTCAAGCGCAAACTCTCCCTGGTCATCCCCAAGAAGGATCTCAGTGATCGGCTGGATGCGCGGCTCGATGAGCTCAAGGCCACCGCGAACATCAAGGGTTTCCGTCCGGGCAAGGTGCCGGCCGCGCACCTGAAGAAGGTCTACGGCCGCTCCGCCATGTCGGAAGTGCTGTCCGACGCGATCAACTCGACCGTCTCCAAGACCCTCGACGACCGTTCCGAGCGCGCCGCGACGCAGCCGAAGGTCGACCTGCCTGAAGACCAGGGCGTGATCAACCAGGTGCTGGACGGCGAAGCCGATCTCAACTTCGAGGTCAGCTACGAAGTGCTGCCACCGGTTACCCTGATGGACTTCAAGACCCTCGCGGTCGACAAGCCGGTGGTCGAGCTCGACGAGAAGGACGTGGACACCGAAGTGCAGCGCGTCTTCGCGCAGCAGCGCGGCTACGAGGAAAAGGGCGAGGACGGCGTCGTCGAGAATGGCGACCGTCTAGGCCTGAGCTTCAAGGGCACGATCAAGGGCGAGGCCTTTGCCGGCGGCTCGGCCGACCATGCGCACCTGACCGTCGGTTCGGGCGAGTTCATCCCGGGCTTCGAAGAGCAGCTCGTGGGCATGAAGAAGAACGAGACCAAGACCGTCAAGGTCACGTTCCCCAAGGATTACGCGCAGGACGAACTGGCCGGTAAGAAGGCCGACTTCGAAGTCACCATCCTCCACATCGACGGCCCGAAGGCCGGCGAGCTCAACGATGACTTCGCCAAGACTCTCGGCCTCGAGAACGTCGCAGCGCTTCGTGACGCGGTGAAGGAGCAGATGAAGGCGGCGCTCGACTCCATGAGCCGCCAGGCGATCAAGCGGCAGATTCTGGACCAGCTCGACGAAGGCCACAAGTTCGCCGTTCCCGAGCAGCTGGTGGAAGCCGAGTTCAACACCATCTGGCAGCGCGTCGTGCACGAAGTCGAGCACCACGGCCGGTCCTTCGAAGACGAGGGCACGACCGAGGAAGCGGCCAAGGAGCAGTACCAGAAGATCGCCGAGCGCCGCGTGCGCCTGGGCCTGGTGGTCGCCGAGATCGGCAACCAGAACAAAGTCGAGGTGACCGAGGAAGAGCACCAGCAGGCGCTGATCGCCGAAGTGCGCCGCTTCCCCGGCCAGGAGCAGCAGGTCTACGACTATTACCGCAAGAACCCGCAGGCCCTTGCCGGCCTCCGCGCTCCGGTGTTCGAGAACAAGGTGGTGGATTTCGTCACCGAGCTCGCCAAGAAGACCGACAAGCCGATGACCCGCGCCGAGCTGGCCAAGATCATCGCCGCGGACGAGGACGAGGTTCCGGAGGAGCACCACCACTAA
- a CDS encoding P-II family nitrogen regulator, whose protein sequence is MKKIEAIVKPFKLDEVKEALQEVGLQGITVTEAKGFGRQKGHTELYRGAEYVVDFLPKVKVEVVCPDDLAEKAIEAIRTAAQTGRIGDGKIFVYSIEQAIRIRTGEFGDDAL, encoded by the coding sequence ATGAAAAAGATCGAGGCTATCGTAAAGCCGTTCAAGCTCGACGAAGTGAAGGAAGCGCTGCAGGAAGTTGGTCTGCAGGGTATCACCGTCACCGAAGCCAAGGGTTTCGGCCGTCAGAAGGGACATACCGAGCTCTACCGGGGCGCGGAATATGTCGTCGACTTCCTGCCCAAGGTGAAGGTCGAGGTGGTGTGCCCTGACGATCTCGCCGAAAAGGCGATCGAAGCGATCCGCACGGCCGCGCAAACGGGCCGCATCGGCGACGGAAAGATCTTCGTCTATTCGATCGAACAGGCTATCCGCATCCGCACCGGCGAATTCGGCGACGACGCGCTCTAA
- the glnA gene encoding type I glutamate--ammonia ligase, which translates to MTTGSDILKKIKDEDIKYVDLRFTDPRGKLQHVTMDVTVVDEDLFEEGTMFDGSSIAGWKAINESDMVLMPDPNSAYIDPFFGAPTLAINCDILEPLTYQPYNRDPRTTAKKAEAYVKELGIGDTVVFGPEPEFFIFDDVRYSNTTYKVGFSVDHSELPSNNDTEYESGNTGHHIGLKKGYFPVPPLDSAQDMRGEMLAAMASMGVTVEKHHHEVASAQHELGIKFAPIIKSADDVQIYKYVIQQVAQAYGKTVTFMPKPVYGDNGSGMHCHQSIWKDGKPLFAGDQYAGLSMEALYYIGGVIKHAKAINAFTNPTTNSYKRLVPGFEAPVLLAYSARNRSASCRIPFGQSPKSKRVEVRFPDPLANPYLGFAALLMAGLDGIKNKIHPGDPMDKDLYELPKEELKQIPTVCGSLREALESLDKDRDFLKAGGVFDDDQIDSYIELKMTEVIKFEHTPHPVEYEMYYSA; encoded by the coding sequence ATGACCACTGGAAGCGACATCCTCAAGAAGATCAAAGACGAGGACATCAAGTACGTCGACCTCCGCTTCACCGACCCGCGCGGCAAGCTGCAGCACGTCACCATGGATGTGACGGTCGTCGATGAGGATCTCTTTGAGGAAGGGACCATGTTCGACGGTTCCTCGATCGCTGGCTGGAAGGCCATCAACGAGTCCGACATGGTGCTGATGCCCGATCCGAACTCGGCCTATATCGACCCGTTCTTCGGCGCCCCGACCCTCGCCATCAACTGCGACATTCTCGAGCCGCTGACCTACCAGCCGTATAACCGCGACCCGCGCACCACGGCCAAGAAGGCCGAGGCTTATGTCAAGGAACTCGGCATCGGCGACACCGTGGTGTTCGGCCCCGAGCCCGAATTCTTCATCTTCGACGACGTCCGCTACTCGAACACCACCTACAAGGTGGGCTTCTCGGTCGATCATTCGGAACTGCCGTCCAACAACGACACCGAGTACGAGTCCGGCAATACCGGCCACCACATCGGGCTCAAGAAGGGCTACTTCCCGGTTCCGCCGCTCGACAGCGCGCAGGACATGCGCGGCGAAATGCTGGCTGCCATGGCCTCGATGGGCGTCACCGTCGAAAAGCACCACCACGAAGTGGCTTCGGCCCAGCATGAACTGGGCATCAAGTTTGCCCCGATCATCAAGTCGGCCGACGACGTGCAGATCTACAAGTACGTGATCCAGCAGGTCGCCCAGGCCTACGGCAAGACCGTGACCTTCATGCCCAAGCCGGTTTACGGCGACAACGGCTCGGGCATGCACTGCCACCAGTCGATCTGGAAGGACGGCAAGCCGCTCTTCGCCGGTGACCAGTATGCCGGCCTGTCGATGGAAGCGCTCTACTACATCGGCGGCGTGATCAAGCACGCCAAGGCGATCAACGCTTTCACCAACCCGACCACCAACAGCTACAAGCGCCTGGTGCCGGGCTTCGAAGCTCCGGTGCTGCTCGCCTATTCGGCGCGCAACCGCTCGGCGTCGTGCCGCATTCCCTTCGGCCAGTCGCCGAAGTCGAAGCGCGTCGAAGTCCGCTTCCCCGATCCGCTGGCCAACCCCTATCTCGGCTTTGCCGCGCTGCTGATGGCCGGCCTCGACGGCATCAAAAACAAGATTCACCCGGGCGACCCGATGGACAAGGATCTGTACGAACTGCCCAAGGAGGAGCTCAAGCAGATCCCGACCGTTTGCGGCTCGCTGCGCGAAGCCCTCGAGTCCCTCGACAAGGATCGCGACTTCCTCAAGGCCGGCGGCGTGTTCGATGACGACCAGATCGATAGCTACATCGAGCTGAAGATGACCGAAGTCATCAAGTTCGAGCACACCCCGCACCCGGTCGAGTACGAGATGTACTACTCCGCCTAA
- a CDS encoding nucleotidyltransferase domain-containing protein — MTGRWRETSPAELAGWLADAEVPWGIAGGWALDLWQGEISRPHSDIEISCLLADLPALLPLLAGFEIAVARDKQLTPYLLGTALPVSPFSLWLRRQGEMLWDFEIVAEAQSDGQWVYRREPSVRKPLDLVFRRTPSGWPIIAPEIQLLYKCKQPRDKDLLDLSRYVPRLDEPARLWLRSAIAAAHPESLPTFFDIEAPGARKDGTLQ; from the coding sequence ATGACGGGTCGCTGGCGCGAGACATCACCCGCCGAGCTTGCCGGCTGGCTCGCCGACGCCGAGGTACCCTGGGGGATTGCCGGCGGCTGGGCGCTCGACCTGTGGCAGGGGGAGATCAGTCGCCCGCATTCCGATATCGAGATCAGCTGCCTTCTTGCCGACCTGCCAGCCCTGCTCCCGCTCCTGGCCGGCTTCGAGATCGCCGTCGCGCGCGACAAGCAGCTGACGCCCTACCTGTTGGGAACCGCCCTTCCTGTCTCTCCGTTCAGCCTCTGGCTTCGACGCCAGGGCGAGATGTTGTGGGATTTCGAGATCGTGGCGGAGGCGCAGTCGGACGGGCAATGGGTCTATCGACGGGAACCATCGGTGCGGAAGCCGCTGGATCTGGTGTTCAGGCGCACCCCGTCGGGCTGGCCGATCATCGCACCGGAGATCCAGCTGCTCTACAAATGCAAGCAGCCGCGCGACAAGGATCTGCTCGACCTCTCGCGCTACGTACCGCGCCTTGACGAGCCGGCGCGGCTCTGGCTCCGTTCGGCGATAGCGGCGGCGCATCCGGAATCTCTGCCGACATTTTTCGATATTGAGGCGCCTGGCGCCCGCAAGGATGGTACTCTCCAATGA
- a CDS encoding DUF808 domain-containing protein: protein MSVGLLGLLDDVTALAKVAAASIDDVAGQAAKAGLKAAGAVIDDTAVTPNYVTGFSADRELPIVWRIAVGSIRNKLLILLPAALALSFFAPWLITPLLMLGGAYLCYEGAEKVFEALFPHEAHAHEAEATAPVAADPKKLEEERVAGAIQTDFILSAEIMTIALAALPGLPFWEQAVVLVVVAFGITAAVYGAVALIVKADDFGLMLARKGRTGAGRATGRGILIAMPWVMQTLSIVGTAAMIWVGGGIIVHGLAEFGLTQIEHLIEAVAHGAEEMLPALGGFIEGLATILADLVLGFALGLLLIPVAGKLIGPAWKAIRSLFPQKPAT from the coding sequence ATGAGTGTTGGACTACTCGGCCTGCTCGACGACGTGACCGCCCTTGCCAAGGTGGCCGCTGCTTCCATCGACGATGTCGCGGGACAGGCGGCCAAGGCCGGATTGAAAGCCGCCGGTGCGGTGATCGACGACACTGCGGTGACCCCCAACTACGTCACCGGCTTTTCCGCCGACCGCGAGTTGCCGATCGTCTGGCGCATCGCCGTGGGCTCGATTCGCAACAAGCTGCTGATTCTACTGCCGGCAGCGCTGGCTCTGAGCTTCTTCGCGCCCTGGCTGATCACGCCGTTGCTGATGCTGGGCGGCGCCTATCTCTGCTACGAGGGCGCCGAGAAGGTGTTCGAGGCGCTGTTCCCGCACGAGGCGCACGCGCACGAGGCCGAAGCGACCGCCCCCGTTGCGGCCGACCCGAAAAAGCTCGAGGAAGAGCGCGTTGCCGGCGCCATCCAGACCGATTTCATCCTCTCGGCCGAGATCATGACCATCGCGCTCGCCGCCCTGCCCGGCCTGCCGTTCTGGGAACAGGCGGTGGTGCTGGTGGTCGTCGCCTTCGGCATCACCGCAGCGGTCTACGGCGCGGTGGCGCTGATCGTCAAAGCCGATGATTTCGGCCTGATGCTCGCCCGCAAGGGCCGCACCGGTGCGGGGCGCGCCACCGGCCGCGGCATTCTCATCGCCATGCCCTGGGTGATGCAGACGCTCAGCATCGTCGGCACCGCGGCGATGATCTGGGTGGGCGGCGGCATCATCGTTCATGGCCTTGCCGAATTCGGTCTCACCCAGATCGAACACCTCATCGAGGCCGTCGCCCACGGCGCGGAGGAAATGCTGCCGGCGCTTGGCGGCTTCATCGAAGGCCTTGCCACCATCCTCGCCGACCTGGTGCTGGGTTTCGCGCTCGGGCTGCTGCTGATCCCGGTCGCCGGCAAGCTGATCGGCCCGGCCTGGAAAGCCATTCGTAGCCTGTTCCCGCAGAAGCCAGCGACCTGA
- a CDS encoding IS30 family transposase, which yields MGTYYEQLSLDERSAIACLRAEGHSLGKIATRLDRPASTISRELNRNSGVQVGYKPAYADEQARARRWRGSRLARQPVLRQFVLDRLAMGWSPEQISGRLTQGNSSMRISHESIYRFIYAQIRRTNRYEWRHYLPQAKSKRGWRRRPHRPMEHIKDRVSIDCRPAHVNNRRQCGHWEADLLHPRKSGAAILVVQERSTRFILLAKQPSKHAQLVVDRIKCWFSALPPQMRRSLTQDNGTEFFEHHQLNPGGIDTYFCDPHSPWQKGGVENANGRLRRYIPRGTDPGSFSDEHLQELANDLNNTPRKCLGFKTPAEVFSKRLLHLKCESTSQLSLG from the coding sequence ATGGGAACCTATTATGAGCAGCTCTCGCTGGACGAGAGAAGTGCGATTGCCTGTCTTCGAGCAGAGGGGCATTCGCTCGGGAAAATCGCTACGCGTTTGGATCGCCCGGCATCGACGATCAGTCGGGAGCTGAATCGCAACAGCGGTGTGCAAGTGGGCTACAAGCCGGCCTATGCCGACGAGCAGGCCCGGGCGCGGCGCTGGCGGGGCAGCCGGCTGGCGCGTCAGCCGGTCCTACGCCAGTTCGTGCTGGACCGCCTTGCAATGGGATGGTCGCCCGAACAGATCTCAGGACGGCTGACGCAGGGCAACTCTAGCATGCGCATCAGCCATGAGAGCATCTATCGTTTCATCTATGCCCAGATCCGGCGCACCAACCGCTACGAGTGGCGCCACTATCTGCCGCAAGCCAAGAGCAAGCGTGGCTGGCGCCGCCGGCCGCACCGCCCCATGGAGCATATCAAGGACCGCGTCTCGATCGATTGCCGGCCGGCGCACGTCAACAACCGTCGTCAGTGCGGGCACTGGGAGGCCGACCTGCTGCATCCGCGCAAATCCGGCGCCGCCATCCTGGTGGTTCAGGAGCGCAGCACCCGCTTCATCCTGCTCGCCAAGCAGCCAAGCAAGCATGCCCAGCTCGTCGTCGACCGCATCAAGTGCTGGTTCAGTGCCCTGCCGCCGCAAATGCGCCGCTCCCTCACCCAGGACAACGGCACCGAGTTCTTCGAGCATCATCAGCTCAACCCGGGCGGCATCGATACCTACTTCTGCGATCCCCATAGTCCCTGGCAGAAGGGCGGCGTCGAAAACGCCAATGGCCGGTTGCGCCGGTACATCCCGCGCGGAACCGATCCCGGCAGCTTCTCTGACGAGCACCTGCAGGAACTCGCCAACGACCTCAACAATACGCCACGCAAATGCCTCGGCTTCAAAACCCCAGCCGAGGTCTTCTCAAAACGCCTGTTGCACTTGAAATGTGAATCCACCTCCCAGCTTTCGCTGGGATGA
- a CDS encoding epoxide hydrolase family protein, with translation MATITPFKIDVSAAALQDLKDRLVRTVMPSEVDGSWAAGPTNAYVRGAVDRLLNGFDWRKAEAEINALPQFTTEIDGQNVHFIHVKSAEQNATPLLLIHGWPGSIVEFLDVIGPLTDPVAHGGRPEDAFDVVVPSLPGFGFSGPTHEAGWNNIRIGKAFIELMRRLGYQRFGVQGGDAGAIIGPEIGRLAPERIIGIHLNAATMGFIPFGPVSPEEIATFTDSEKLRLQRVQRFMAEHFGFNVMQSSRPQTLAYGISDSPAGLLAWISELFTSFGDRIDAVPMDRFLTNFMIYWFTGTAASSIRLYYENAHDPEAWSPKANSGVPTGVAVFGFDEVPIRRYGETSNTIVRWNEFDVGGHYAVLEVPQVWVGDVRGFFSQIG, from the coding sequence ATGGCCACCATCACCCCCTTCAAGATCGACGTTTCCGCCGCCGCGCTGCAGGACCTCAAGGATCGTCTGGTCCGCACCGTGATGCCGAGCGAGGTCGATGGCAGCTGGGCTGCCGGCCCGACCAATGCCTATGTCCGCGGCGCCGTCGACCGGCTGCTCAATGGCTTCGACTGGCGGAAGGCCGAGGCCGAGATCAACGCGCTGCCGCAGTTCACCACTGAGATCGACGGCCAGAACGTCCACTTCATCCACGTGAAGTCGGCTGAGCAGAATGCGACGCCGCTGCTGCTGATCCATGGCTGGCCCGGCTCGATCGTCGAGTTCCTCGACGTCATCGGGCCGCTGACCGATCCAGTGGCGCATGGTGGGAGGCCCGAGGACGCGTTCGACGTGGTGGTCCCCTCGCTGCCCGGCTTCGGCTTCTCCGGCCCGACCCATGAGGCCGGCTGGAACAATATCCGGATCGGCAAGGCGTTCATCGAGCTGATGCGCCGGCTGGGCTACCAGCGCTTCGGGGTGCAGGGCGGCGATGCCGGCGCCATCATCGGGCCCGAGATCGGCCGGCTGGCGCCGGAGCGGATCATCGGCATCCACCTCAACGCCGCGACCATGGGCTTCATTCCGTTCGGGCCTGTGTCGCCCGAGGAGATCGCGACCTTCACCGATAGCGAGAAGCTGCGCCTGCAGCGGGTGCAGCGCTTCATGGCGGAGCACTTCGGCTTCAACGTCATGCAGTCGAGCCGCCCGCAGACGCTGGCCTATGGCATCTCGGACTCGCCGGCGGGGCTGCTGGCCTGGATCAGCGAGCTGTTCACCAGCTTCGGCGATCGCATCGACGCTGTCCCGATGGACCGGTTCCTCACCAACTTCATGATCTACTGGTTCACCGGCACGGCCGCCTCGTCGATCCGGCTCTACTACGAGAACGCCCATGATCCGGAGGCCTGGTCGCCAAAGGCCAACTCCGGCGTGCCGACCGGTGTCGCGGTGTTCGGCTTCGATGAGGTGCCGATCCGTCGCTATGGCGAGACCAGCAACACCATCGTGCGCTGGAACGAGTTCGATGTCGGCGGGCACTATGCGGTGCTGGAAGTGCCTCAGGTGTGGGTCGGCGATGTGCGCGGGTTCTTCAGTCAGATCGGCTGA
- a CDS encoding helix-turn-helix domain-containing protein encodes MKRIVQTRPIDSPLVESISSVRFDTTGTTLMQPDGCWDIAIIKRGDETLVLRTGLTTQPVVYEHEAGDEQLVISFKPHSFMPLMPGDIMRDEGVMLEKFGKGGFWIGTDVREIPTFENADVFVERLVRDGIVDSNALVASVVDGQPKAMTERTLQRHFLRTTGLTYKHFTLVQRAQKAVAMLQMGRPAVDVALALGFSDQAHMINSLKVIMGQTPKEIVRATTNEVVSGPPSTVVGNFQ; translated from the coding sequence ATGAAGCGCATCGTGCAGACGCGACCGATCGACTCCCCGCTCGTCGAGAGCATCAGCTCCGTTCGTTTCGACACGACCGGCACGACCCTGATGCAGCCCGACGGCTGCTGGGATATCGCCATCATCAAGCGCGGCGACGAAACCCTGGTGTTGCGCACCGGCCTGACTACGCAGCCGGTGGTCTATGAGCATGAGGCCGGCGACGAGCAACTGGTGATCTCGTTCAAGCCGCACAGCTTCATGCCGCTGATGCCCGGCGACATCATGCGCGATGAAGGCGTGATGCTGGAGAAGTTCGGCAAGGGTGGCTTCTGGATCGGCACCGACGTGCGGGAGATCCCCACCTTCGAGAACGCCGACGTCTTCGTCGAGCGGCTGGTGCGCGACGGCATCGTCGACAGCAATGCGTTGGTGGCTTCGGTGGTCGACGGACAGCCCAAGGCGATGACCGAGCGGACGCTGCAGCGGCATTTCCTCAGGACGACCGGTCTCACGTACAAGCACTTCACCCTCGTGCAGCGGGCGCAGAAGGCCGTCGCCATGCTGCAGATGGGGCGCCCCGCGGTCGATGTCGCACTGGCGCTGGGCTTCTCCGATCAGGCGCACATGATCAATTCGCTCAAGGTGATCATGGGCCAGACACCCAAGGAGATCGTTCGCGCGACGACGAACGAGGTCGTGAGCGGCCCGCCAAGCACGGTTGTCGGAAACTTCCAATAA